From Lucilia cuprina isolate Lc7/37 chromosome 4, ASM2204524v1, whole genome shotgun sequence:
ACGTAGAAAGGGGTGGTGGTTTGGTTGTAAGGCAACTTTATACATTTgccttttgttttaaatcaaatagataaaaatttcaatagttAAACAAACAATTGTACACAATAATTATATTATCTAAATGTAAATATACCAGGAATGACAGTATAATGGAAATACGAGTAAGTGGACGACAGATTGactgatttttgttgttgtaaaaaatataacaagacAGTTGTGGCATGAAATGTTGTAAGAAAGTAGAGACCCACCAAacatttgttgatttttgtttaaagatttaattaagtaaatttatttttataacttagGGCTCTAAACTGTGGTTGACttctaattaaatttacatttacactACAgtgaataattattttaacattttgtaatgTGTGATAATCAATTTagaaagattttaattaaatacacaatttttaaaacaacatgtGTGTAAATATATATGATTGAGGGGAATAATTATGcagtatttaaatttacaacaaatctAAACCACAATTCTACTCTAGATTTCTTATCGAACTAATTAGTAAAGATTGCAAATTTATTCTTCCTGACAGATTCCCCTATTTTGCCATTTCTAGAGAAATACAGTGAAATAATGGCCATATTTCGGGTTATTATTAAGTAtaataaaagacatttttttatatattacttaaacaactttttattccaataaataatttatattctaaataTGGCAGTTATAATTGAAACTATACTAAATATAATCTTAATATCAAAATTTggtcataatttaaaaaaaaattaacctcGGGCCGTGGCAGCCACATTTGCAGCCTGTTGCGCTACACCCAGTACCTGTATGGTGGCATCACGGGTATGTTGACCAACACGTTCCTAAAATCaaatagaattaaataaaattaaattgctgaataattgttataaaataaaaacttacgaTTTTCTTGCCAATTTTTTTCAACCAACCCGCTTGACTTTGTCCCGCAAAAACGGCCAAAAtcaaagcaacaaaaataaataccttaTTGAAattcattgttttcttttttatttttaaaaaattatattatggttTTGAAATGCTGGTATTTTCTATTCTAAATTTGATTGTAGAATGATGCTGTTTAATGTTTGAACACACGCTTTTATATGAATTCTTTTTAATCACAAAACTTTCTCTAAAGAGGggattttttttacttgtaGAATAAAATGTACTTACGATGAGAGATATGGTGTTCCATGAatagtatatgtatttgtattaatgTTGTGGATCTTTGATGActcagaaatattattttttaagaagaaaGTAATGTCTTAATGAATCAAGAAAACAAATCGAGGACGATTTGTATACTTAAGTGTGTACACCAATACATCAATTACATTCATTATGTCGAATTTAGGAAAATATGTAAGAAGAGACCGTATAGAATTAGATCCTAGCAAACGGCAGTGTTTGCCAATCTAACGCCGCCGTTCATTTTGAAGTATTTTGTTTGGTGGCGTCTAAAATATCAGCTTAATTTGTCTACcttttttctgttatttgtaGAACAGTTTGGATCATGTTACCTTGATAACCCTTATCATGTTGCTATTGTGATCCTAGAGAAAGAGGCTCTACATCTTTTGTCAGGACTTTAAACTGGTGATGACCTTTCCTTGGattgatttgacatggggtcgaaccagagcaccagATAATTTAATACTGCAGGtgaccagttgcccgcaggactttgCCCTGGATGGTCATTTGGTTAAGGACAATTCGGGAACATTTAAACCCAAAGTctgatttaaacccaaattcgcggaaaGGGACGTTTGGTTAATAGATTGATGGGCTTTGAAATTGAATTTTCGGGATAAGTTTCTGTTACAGCCATTGAAAAACCTCAACTAGTCGGCTGGAACTAGTGTTGATGAAATGTCTCCTCAGCATTTCTTAGGAATGATTTGACAACTGGTCGACCGGAACCCTGGATAATCTGGTACATCGCGAAAACTAGAATTTCGAACATCGACGCTTCGGCGTGCATGTGATGGCTGTAATCTACACCCAAATTCGACAGAAGGGAAtttcggttaaaagactgaagCACGATGAAATCTATAATTCAGGATAAGTTCAGTGCTGTTGCCAAAGACAACAGATAGCCTACAGAGTAGTGACTGTACATTTGATCAGGTGCGGATACAATGGTTgggaaaaagggaaatttataaCCCCCCTCCCcccaaaaccaaaaatatacaaaccaAATGCATATGATACAAGATAAATATAGAGATATACGGGTCTTCTCCTGCCCGTATTCCTAGAGTGAGTGTATCGGATGTTCTTATCTATGGGTGTGTTGAAAGAATGAGAAGAGTGCAGTGTTAAATGGTGATGAATGAAAAGtgatacaattaaatttttctttcttgtttaaGTATGTTCAGGAAAATTCTATTCATACCAcatttaccacagtgtgttctctctgagtaagaacaaagtcctccGTTTATTTGATACATTCGTGATCGGTCTACCAAATACGTCTCGTCGAAGAAACTCACACTGTGGATGGAAAAATCACAGGGAAACGGGGTGGTCAAGGCAGGTGTTTACTTGAAACACTTCGACATCTTATTACTACAGGTCTGCCCAGACAAAAATCTTacaattttggtaatgagtaatctaGAGATCTAGACCTGATAATAAGTGGTCGTTATCAATTACATTAttcttttatgtaaaaactgtACCAAAAAGCTCTATAAAATAACTTATTGATGGAGCATAAAGTCTACTAACTGAAAAGCCCGGTTTAAGCCCCGGAAAGTCGGTTAAGCACATTTGTAACTAGTAATGTTTCTAACCTCGTCGAACAAAATTACTTGCCTGCTTAACGGGTATGTAAAGTTTATCCTGGGTGGTATATATTCTGCCGGTTAAAATTACCCACATTGTGATCTATTCATTCTCATGACTTTATGATTGTGTCCCAAATATTTAATTCAGTGATTTTTCGAATGctataaaatctaataaaattaaccCCTTATCTGTAAAGCTGTAAAGGTAAAGTACAACTATGCAATATTAAGAAACTTTAGTGAAATATTATTCAGTTATCAACAGATTTAAATGAAACTTATTTCTTGAGATCagtataaaaaatctataatgaCACCGAAAAAATCGATATTGACCCTTAAACGTAAATATATTTAGATGCAGACGGCCACAGCTAAATCTTCCTTAGATCTATTAAAGAcgagaaaatatttacataactGTTACCATCTCATTTTCTGATGTGGTAAATATAGTCTAACACCCCCGTACATGGCAATACTATTTAttgaaagtaattttaataatatattagtcataataaatattacataatCCCACAATTCAACTATTCAAATGgttaaaagtatatatgtacatatcaaTGACAAATACTTTTgcactatttacaaaatacccataaataaaattctaaagcCAGAAtagaaagtatttttaatttgagaTAAGAAAGATCATTTAGatcatttattgtttaacaggggatattattttttttcgtacGGTATACTAAAATTAAAACGACTTAAGTgtggattttttaaattgtttattgttttaagttatatgtacacaaattttttaaaatttaacaatgacATTCTGTTTAGCCAAGTTaaactgtattttaaaaatataaacaaaatcttacaattggaatttacaattttttaaagtgattttttaggttgtaattaatgtaaattttcgaaagaaatttaaaagaaaatcccCAAATTTGTCTACTGACTAAAAATTTGTAACTAAATGTTAgtcttttagttaaaaatttttgtagtcgataattttaaatttgcagTATTATTTTATGGTCTGGACTAATGTCACTCTACAGTGTAGACAATAGTATTTTCTAAAGTCGGAAATATtatctattttatagtttttaaaatagactatagaatatattatactctatagtctggagtgaAGTCTGTTCTATTATCTCGACAATAGTGATgttagtctggtttatagtctgttctatatagTGTTAattatagtcaattctatagtctagactaaagactattctggACTAGAGTCCACTCTATAATTTGAGCTATGGTCCATATTATTGAATACctaatagtctagtatattattttttattgtgtagtctatagtctagaaatgagtctattttatagtctaaactagtttatagactgatttatgttatattctatagtatgCACTGtattctctagtctagactatacataATATacactatagtttggactatagttttaactatagtctagcctatacaGGACTATAGTAAAATCGGGACTAGTTATAGTCTGGAccacagtctattctatagtttagacaatagtccattttatagtctggacttttgtctaatatatagaccagactttgtATATTGTATTGTCTGCTCTATAGCATGGAATATAGTTATTCTATACGACTTTAGTATAGACTAGTTAGGGAGACTATTTTCCATTAAACATAGTTCTAATAATAAACAAGTTcacttaattaaatataattaattagcAGTTAATTAAATATAGCTTTAACCTCTAGCAGTGGCAGCAACATTAGCAGCCTGCTGAGCAATATCAATTGCTTGCATGAAAACATCACGAGTATGTTGACCAACACGTtcttaaatgataaaaatagttaaataaaagtctgcattacttttatatatagatatagtTATATTATAGTTAttgacaaaataattaaaatttataattgccatgaagatgaaaatgattacagtaacaacaataatgtttaaattcaatgaaaataacaattatagtTATTGAGAAAGTAATTATGTTTCTGTGAATcgtcaaaatttataaaatttttaattgccatgaagatgaaaatgattacagtaacaacaataatgtttaaatcgatgaaaataacaattaaatgtttttgacaacaatatattgttacagttaacataatttagttatagtaaccatgtcgaaccatgttttttctctgcgtgtatataCCTACAATTTTCTTGCCAATATCTTTCAACCAACCCGCTTGACTTTGACCAGCAAAAACAGTCAAGGTTAAGGCgacaaaaataaacactttaTCGAAATTCATGTTTAGTTGTTTAATTTGGGAGAATTAGAATGTTTAGATTTAGTGTTTTGTATACGAATGCTAAGTAATGATAATTGTAGATTTGATCTAAATTTTATAGGAATTGTGTTTTAGACACAAAGTCTCGTGTTCTGAGTCcttatcagttttttttataacaggGGATTCACGTTtccattcatttttttttataggttAAGTATTCATATAgtgaatattttcatattttcatcagaggttcgaaaaaaaattaagacatTGGGCtagtaatataaagaaaaaaaattaaatttgaagtgATAATGCATCACAATAACAAATCCAATAAAATCCCCCAGCACATTTTCTTATCACTATTAGCATAATATAAACTTTAGTTCTAAAGTAAATCCCCTCTATCACAGACTAAAAGTACCAACGCAGCTTCTTTAATTAAACGATCGCTATAAAAGTCTAACAAAAAGCGATAATCAACAACATTTCCAAATCTGGTTTAGAACCTTCAACAAGAACCTATTTCAATCTCCTTTaatccaaaacaaaaataattataaaaatgaatttccaTAAAGTTTTCATCTTTGTTGCCTTGATCTTGGCTGTTTTCGCTGGTCAAAGTCAAGCGGGTTGGTTGAAAAAAATTGGCAAGAAAATTGTAAGTTTCATTGAATAActatttaatatgaatttttattgtaataaaatttaattattttttaattctagGAACGTGTTGGCCAACATACTCGTGATGCTTCCATACAAGCAATTGGTATTGCCCAGCAAGCTGCTAATGTTGCTGCAACAGCCAGAGGTTAAAGCAGAAAAATGTCGTATCATCATTTAGTATTATTTTGTGCCATATTTTATTAAGGAAATTgagattatttaaattaagaaattaataagttaaagaaaataaatttatttgaattagaTCATGGAATACCTTTTatcattttctttattatttcgaATAAATACAAGAGAAGATAACCTTAAATATGATATTAAGCGATAGGACTTCGGGAAACTTCAACACTGATGGAGAGATTCTGAgagaacatattttataaacaaaaacttaatggaatatattataaaagataGAGCTTCGTTTTCTATCGTGATGTGAAAAGACTACTTTTCCAATTAAATACGAAAATAAAGATTATAATACCGAAATGAATGATGAGGCATCGACGTAACATATTGAAACACTGATAATATGGCTTTACCTGCCCGCAGATCAAAACGAAGAATGAAGAACACACAAATGGTGATCCTACTATTTGTACTAATATCCAGTTATAAGTCTCTTTCATATTGTCCATAAAATACAATCAACTCTAATTTGAAAACGACTTATCCGATAAGCTGGTAGACAAACACCCGATAAGTTTTTAATCCCTATAACTCTACTATAGTTCAGACATTCGTCTAAGGTCAAATCATAAAGAAGAAAATGGAAAGATATAACTTTCTCTATAATAGTCGACCATAAAACTGATATACCAAAAATTTGTTGTGATTCATCCTTCGATGAATATGAAAAGCGTTGTCATGGTAGAAGCAAAATCTCGTTTTATACCCAGTGAGTTTTTCGACAAAGCTATGCCCTATTGCACGATTCTTTCATACCTGGATATACTCAGAATATTAAGATCATTAGCCGCAACACATAAACAGTAAGTAGCAGCTTTGCATAACTGAAGAGCATAACTGAAGCAATCAAAGACTCTTGGTGAACGAGGAAAAGCAAAATATCAAATATCGCAATAGGGCAACTCGTCTGTTTAAAAATCAAGCAGAGATTATcacacagagggaaaaaactAGTAGAAAACTACCGAAAATgatacaatccgttgtcaataATGAACATACCACGTCTGTTAACAATTAGACAACggatatgtatataattttgattTCGACAACAAGTTGTTGCAATTTTGTGCGtttgtatatactttgacaacggatgttattaaaaaattataaatcaatttggtaccaggcgtgtataatttaaaaacatattttttccttttatgtAGATGATATTTTGAATTGAGTTACCGAATTAGGATGAATGGCGAGCTTTATGCGGACACGTATACCATATGGACAATCAtgcctttatataaaaaacaatgatATCTAAAAAGCCACCCAAACACTGCCAACTGGCGCGGTTACCGTTTTAAGTAAGAccactaaaatatatttaaatgtcgTTCAGAAATCCTACATATGACAGTGAATATAGTAATATTTCCTAGCATTCCCCAAGAGAATGCAGTTGAATGGTAATG
This genomic window contains:
- the LOC111687494 gene encoding sarcotoxin-1B-like, which translates into the protein MNFHKVFIFVALILAVFAGQSQAGWLKKIGKKIERVGQHTRDASIQAIGIAQQAANVAATARG
- the LOC124419554 gene encoding sarcotoxin-1B-like, which codes for MNFDKVFIFVALTLTVFAGQSQAGWLKDIGKKIVERVGQHTRDVFMQAIDIAQQAANVAATARG
- the LOC111687493 gene encoding sarcotoxin-1B encodes the protein MNFNKVFIFVALILAVFAGQSQAGWLKKIGKKIERVGQHTRDATIQVLGVAQQAANVAATARG